The following are encoded together in the Neomonachus schauinslandi chromosome 15, ASM220157v2, whole genome shotgun sequence genome:
- the MEIOC gene encoding meiosis-specific coiled-coil domain-containing protein MEIOC — protein MEVRGGDSCPAPHPPGLREGLEPKVAFRGGANRCWNLGADPSSRLTDVFNSVMLTGSTSFYDCYKSQSEDSVDLRQTYTPLSSSAEYSSSVDSSLFYAPWSTYGDDIKQPSNSQINVKNRIQTERNDYGSETDLYGLVSNILEEQDKSQPYFAEGTCSSNLKSVWPMNTSRFADHHDLLTETKRPIDTAISQQAFYSGESVSAVEKQYLHNSNLTPQQKIDELYHGFTGLDLEEQWMYPSRSDHSNCYNIQTNDTAKTTFQDYPFIKNCFTSQTGLSDIMKESGVDTYLYGREKICTKGLEAPLQQKRAEMFLSQFNRYNENADYCRYPEYVHPNKAKLNKCSNFSVQDSKKLANGTLETPTVEADTYTKLFQVKPANQKKMEETIPDQQNFTFPKTTPHLTEKQFAKEAAFTADFGLKSEFGLKPHTACPPNNDFANVTEKQQFTKPEPPNSEYFKSVNLLSNSATSSGGINLNRPTWMNVQTKNNTPIPYRNQGNLMKLNSHLSVASKGSSHSSDFPQLSSTNLTPNSSLFQKYCQENPSAFSSFDFSYNGAERIQSANHMEGLTKTGEENLFESVTDKKIKQPNGFCDNYSAQQYGIIENINKHNFQAKPQSGHYDPEEGPKHLDGLSQNMYQDLLESQGHFNSHRQGSGDNNINSRVNRAQASCFSNNYMMGDLRHNQSFQPLGSNGFPLRSTHPFGHSVVPLLDSYDLFSYDDLSHLYPYFNDMMYGDNSFSGFVPTSGFQRPIKTRSGPASELHIRLEECYEQWRALEKERKKTELALAKNYPGKKVSSTNNTPIPRLTSNPSRVDRLIVDELREQARVVTLLGKMERLRSSPLHANISTALDRHLESIHIVQSRRKDEIVNASNRQRQGVPRCQDDRDVFALASAIKEMCVATRKARTTLWCALQMTLPKTASTAGQTDLEKALQDIVNCEDKVHENINSSNPMNQRGEANKH, from the exons agtgAAGACAGTGTTGACCTACGGCAGACCTATACTCCACTTTCTTCATCAGCAGAATATTCAAGTTCTGTAGATTCTTCACTTTTCTATGCACCATGGTCTACTTATGGAGATGATATTAAACAGCCTTCTAATTCTCAGATCAATGTAAAGAACAG gATTCAAACGGAAAGAAATGACTATGGCAGTGAAACAGACTTATATGGACTTGTGTCTAATATTTTGGAAGAACAAGATAAGTCACAGCCATATTTTGCTGAGGG GACCTGCTCCTCCAATTTAAAGTCAGTTTGGCCAATGAACACAAGCAGATTTGCAGATCACCATGACCTCTTAACAGAAACCAAAAGGCCAATAGATACAGCCATCTCTCAGCAAGCTTTTTATAGTGGTGAATCTGTGTCAGCAGTGGAAAAGCAATACCTGCATAATAGTAATCTAACACCACAACAAAAAATAGATGAACTTTATCATGGATTTACTGGTTTAGACCTTGAAGAACAATGGATGTACCCCTCACGAAGTGATCATTCTAACTGTTACAATATCCAGACAAATGATACAGCTAAGACAACATTCCAAGATTATCCATTTATCAAAAACTGTTTTACATCACAAACTGGTCTGTCTGACATCATGAAAGAATCAGGAGTTGATACTTACCTttatggaagagagaaaatatgtacTAAAGGTCTTGAAGCACCATTACAGCAGAAAAGGGCAGAGATGTTTCTTTCTCAATTTAATAGATACAATGAAAATGCAGATTATTGTAGATACCCAGAATATGTTCATCCTAATAAGGCTAAGCTTAATAAGTGTTCAAATTTTAGTGTCCAGGATAGTAAAAAATTAGCCAATGGCACACTTGAAACACCAACTGTAGAAGCAGACACCTACACAAAGTTATTTCAGGTTAAACcagcaaatcagaaaaaaatggaggagaCAATACCTGACCAGCAGAATTTCACATTTCCAAAAACCACACCACATCTGACAGAAAAGCAGTTTGCAAAGGAAGCAGCATTCACTGCTGATTTTGGCTTAAAATCAGAATTTGGACTGAAACCTCACACAGCTTGTCCACCTAATAATGATTTTGCTAATGTCACAGAAAAACAACAGTTTACTAAACCTGAGCCCCCAAATTCTGAGTATTTTAAATCTGTGAATTTATTATCAAACTCAGCAACATCTTCAGGAGGTATCAACTTAAACAGACCAACTTGGATGAATgtccaaacaaaaaataacactCCTATTCCTTACCGGAATCAAGGTAACTTGATGAAATTAAATAGTCACTTAAGTGTAGCTTCAAAAGGTTCTAGCCATTCTTCAGATTTCCCCCAACTGTCATCCACAAATTTAACCCCAAATAGCAGTTTATTTCAGAAGTATTGCCAAGAAAACCCTTCAGCATTTTCTAGTTTTGATTTCAGTTACAATGGTGCAGAAAGAATTCAATCTGCCAATCACATGGAAGGACTGACAAAGACTGGAGAAGAAAATCTCTTTGAATCAGTtactgataaaaaaataaagcaaccaaATGGATTTTGTGATAACTATTCAGCTCAGCAGTATGGGatcattgaaaatataaacaaacataattttcaaGCTAAGCCTCAGAGTGGACATTATGATCCTGAGGAAGGTCCAAAGCACTTAGATGGCTTATCTCAAAATATGTATCAAGATCTGTTGGAGTCACAGGGTCATTTTAATAGCCACAGACAGGGAAGTGGAGACAACAATATTAATAGCCGTGTGAATCGCGCACAGGCGTCATGCTTTTCTAATAATTATATGATGGGAGATTTAAGGCATAATCAGAGTTTTCAGCCACTTGGTTCAAATGGGTTTCCCCTAAGATCCACTCACCCATTTGGCCATTCAGTTGTTCCACTGTTGGATTCTTAtgatttgttttcttatgatGACTTAAGCCATTTATACCCTTATTTTAATGATATGATGTATGGTGATAATTCCTTTTCTGGTTTCGTGCCAACTTCTGGATTTCAAAGACCAATTAAAACCCGTAGTGGACCAGCCAGTGAACTTCATATTCGACTAGAAGAGTGCTATGAACAATGGAGAGCattagaaaaggagagaaaaaag ACTGAATTGGCCCTGGCCAAGAATTACCCAGGAAAAAAAGTATCCAGTACTAACAACACCCCAATTCCAAGGCTGACCTCCAACCCATCTCGAGTTGATCGCTTAATTGTGGATGAACTTCGGGAACAAGCCAGA GTTGTGACTCTACTAGGCAAAATGGAACGTCTTCGAAGCTCTCCCCTTCATGCCAATATCTCTACTGCTCTTGATAGACACCTGGAGTCCATTCACATTGTACAGTCACGTAGAAAGGATGAAATTGTTAATGCTTCAAATCGGCAAAGGCAAGGAGTTCCTAGATGCCAAGATGACAGAG atgtttttgcccttgcttcagCAATTAAAGAGATGTGTGTGGCTACTCGGAAAGCACGCACTACCCTGTGGTGTGCACTGCAGATGACCTTGCCAAAAACAGCCAGTACAGCTGGCCAAACAGATTTGGAAAAGGCTTTACAAGATATAGTAAACTGTGAGGATAAAGTCCATGAAAACATAAATAGTAGCAATCCAATGAACCAGAGAGGTGAAGCAAACAAACATTAA